The following coding sequences are from one Candidatus Alcyoniella australis window:
- a CDS encoding UbiA family prenyltransferase has product MTNKLKLYWEFCRPFTLIPPAVGMISGGLTGLGAITPDAGRLVSSWGDGPGMIAARIVAGGLMAMFLNGFSNTLNQITDIKLDLINKPDRPLCDGRMQRNEAWVLTLVLLAVALGLALFVGWQCLMIVAITSVFTWSYSAKPLWMKSRGIWANLTIAIPRGVLLKVCGWSAVKGIFTAEPWIIGSVFGLFLLGASTTKDYADIQGDSAGGCRTLPVIYGVRTSAYMISPFFVLPFIWLIVGTQLGLFTGDPLILTCLGALLALWGVWVVAGILKDPEALAGKENHPSWTHMYLMMLTLQFGFALAYLVHI; this is encoded by the coding sequence ATGACGAATAAGCTCAAACTCTACTGGGAATTTTGTCGGCCATTCACCCTGATTCCGCCTGCCGTGGGCATGATCTCCGGCGGGCTGACCGGCCTGGGCGCGATCACGCCCGACGCCGGGCGCTTGGTCAGCTCGTGGGGCGACGGCCCGGGGATGATCGCCGCGCGGATCGTGGCCGGTGGACTGATGGCGATGTTCCTCAACGGCTTCAGCAATACGCTGAACCAGATCACCGACATCAAGCTCGATCTAATCAACAAGCCCGACCGGCCGCTGTGCGACGGCCGAATGCAGCGCAACGAGGCCTGGGTCTTGACCCTGGTGCTGCTGGCGGTGGCGTTGGGCCTGGCGCTGTTCGTCGGCTGGCAATGCCTGATGATCGTGGCGATCACCTCGGTGTTCACCTGGAGCTACTCGGCCAAGCCGCTGTGGATGAAGAGCCGCGGGATCTGGGCCAACCTGACCATCGCCATTCCGCGCGGCGTTCTGCTCAAGGTCTGCGGCTGGAGCGCGGTCAAGGGGATCTTCACCGCCGAGCCGTGGATCATCGGCAGCGTGTTCGGCCTGTTTCTGCTCGGCGCCTCGACCACCAAGGATTACGCGGATATCCAGGGCGACAGCGCCGGCGGCTGCCGCACGCTCCCGGTAATCTACGGCGTGCGCACCAGCGCCTACATGATCAGCCCGTTTTTCGTGCTGCCTTTTATCTGGCTGATCGTGGGCACGCAGCTGGGCCTGTTCACCGGCGATCCGCTGATCCTCACCTGCCTGGGCGCGCTGCTCGCGCTGTGGGGCGTGTGGGTCGTGGCCGGGATTCTCAAGGACCCCGAGGCACTGGCCGGCAAGGAAAACCACCCCTC